A window from Citrus sinensis cultivar Valencia sweet orange chromosome 3, DVS_A1.0, whole genome shotgun sequence encodes these proteins:
- the LOC102613957 gene encoding germin-like protein 9-3 — MTQFVLLLNAIRGDAASVPDPGAVMEALNTVNNSDEIDGGSVTFRRDSIVIWRPSGGVRRWSGDLLARSNGGPAVIRQGDPDILDDFLVPPGIDINSVTRQYFTFTGLRDMQRVNYTGKTESIVRRVTKKIFPALEGLGVSVSRTFYPPLSITPPHYHPRSSELLVALDGPLEISFIDTRNKLFVQTLQAGDLFVIPRGLIHFVNYTRGDCGGGTMGIFGSANPGTVTLGSTLFESGIKADLLAKSLQNR; from the exons ATGACGCAATTTGTGCTGCTCCTCAACGCAATTCGGGGTGATGCTGCTTCAGTGCCCGATCCCGGTGCTGTGATGGAGGCTT TAAACACTGTCAATAATTCCGACGAGATCGACGGTGGTTCGGTGACCTTCCGGCGAGATTCGATAGTGATCTGGCGACCTTCTGGCGGAGTCCGACGATGGTCCGGCGACCTTCTGGCAAGGTCCAATGGTGGTCCGGCGGTGATCCGGCAAG GAGACCCAGATATCCTGGATGATTTCTTGGTGCCCCCAGGGATTGACATCAACAGCGTAACTAGACAATATTTCACATTCACTGGCCTCAGAGACATGCAGAGGGTGAACTACACGGGCAAAACTGAGTCCATAGTTCGCAGAGTGACCAAGAAAATATTTCCAGCGTTGGAAGGGCTTGGAGTTTCAGTTTCTAGAACATTTTATCCTCCTTTAAGCATCACGCCTCCGCATTACCATCCGAGATCATCTGAGCTTCTGGTAGCATTAGACGGGCCTTTAGAAATCTCATTCATCGACACCAGAAACAAGCTGTTTGTACAAACGCTTCAGGCTGGTGATCTTTTCGTCATCCCCAGAGGACTCATCCATTTTGTAAACTACACAAGAGGCGACTGTGGTGGGGGTACCATGGGGATATTTGGAAGTGCGAATCCTGGAACAGTTACACTGGGTAGTACCCTCTTTGAAAGCGGGATAAAAGCAGATTTACTAGCTAAAAGCCTTCAAAACAGATGA